The following proteins come from a genomic window of Methanobrevibacter olleyae:
- the rnc gene encoding ribonuclease III, with amino-acid sequence MKLLEKFNIVANNEDLYKIAFTHSSYSAKYELDYDYERLEFLGDSVLNMLTSEFLQNMHPSYSEGKLTKLRANYVCQNALIVYSHENDLDKSIKLNLEDNAISDNEVISITADVFESFLGAIYLDQGIEKAKEFLTQTVFPYIESKTVFFYDYKSTIKEYGDAEDLEVYYELLEEHGAPHDKTFVMRILIDGLDYGHGVGKSKKEAEQLAACKAIDKLKIEK; translated from the coding sequence ATGAAACTATTAGAAAAGTTTAATATTGTTGCAAATAATGAAGATTTATATAAAATAGCCTTTACCCATTCGTCATATAGTGCTAAATATGAATTAGATTATGATTATGAAAGACTGGAATTTCTTGGAGATTCTGTTTTAAACATGTTAACTTCCGAATTTTTACAAAATATGCATCCAAGTTATAGTGAAGGAAAATTAACCAAACTTCGAGCAAATTATGTTTGCCAAAATGCTTTAATTGTCTATTCTCATGAAAATGACTTAGATAAAAGCATTAAATTAAATTTAGAAGATAATGCAATCAGTGATAATGAGGTTATTTCTATAACTGCAGATGTTTTTGAATCCTTTTTAGGTGCTATTTATCTGGATCAAGGAATAGAAAAAGCTAAAGAGTTTCTAACCCAAACTGTTTTCCCATATATTGAATCTAAAACTGTATTCTTTTATGATTATAAATCAACAATTAAAGAATATGGGGATGCTGAAGATCTTGAGGTTTATTATGAATTACTTGAAGAACATGGTGCACCTCATGATAAGACCTTTGTAATGAGAATTTTAATAGACGGTCTAGATTATGGTCATGGTGTTGGAAAAAGTAAGAAAGAGGCTGAACAATTAGCTGCTTGTAAAGCTATTGATAAATTAAAAATAGAAAAATAG
- a CDS encoding nucleoside monophosphate kinase, translating into MKVIGVTGLPGSGKSLFFDMAKEKGVVVVSMGDIIREKAAERGENIGTIARKLREEHGQYIVAKLTIEKIKEFLEKDTDAKVILVEGIRSPYEIEMFEVNFDNFTSVSLYASPKTRFERVTLRNRKDDSSVYEDFKERDQRELDFGIGSVIATADYLIKNEDSFEEYKEQVVEFFEKEMD; encoded by the coding sequence ATGAAAGTAATTGGAGTTACAGGATTACCCGGTTCTGGAAAAAGCCTTTTTTTTGATATGGCAAAAGAAAAAGGTGTAGTTGTAGTTAGTATGGGAGATATCATAAGAGAAAAAGCTGCTGAAAGAGGAGAAAACATTGGCACAATTGCCAGAAAATTAAGAGAAGAACATGGCCAATATATTGTAGCTAAATTAACTATTGAAAAAATTAAAGAATTTTTAGAAAAAGATACAGATGCAAAAGTAATTTTAGTTGAAGGAATTAGAAGTCCATACGAAATTGAAATGTTTGAAGTGAACTTTGATAATTTTACATCTGTTTCTCTTTATGCAAGCCCTAAAACTAGATTTGAAAGGGTTACTTTAAGAAACAGAAAAGACGATTCAAGTGTCTATGAAGACTTTAAAGAAAGAGATCAAAGAGAATTAGATTTCGGCATTGGTTCTGTAATAGCTACTGCTGATTATTTAATTAAAAATGAAGACTCTTTCGAAGAGTATAAAGAACAAGTAGTTGAATTCTTTGAAAAAGAAATGGATTAA